From Cannabis sativa cultivar Pink pepper isolate KNU-18-1 chromosome 8, ASM2916894v1, whole genome shotgun sequence, a single genomic window includes:
- the LOC115699484 gene encoding uncharacterized protein At2g33490 isoform X2, translating into MKSPLDKLRKFALYKNDSSKDKRNLQSSAQLDELAQAAKDMQEMRECYDSLLSAAAATANSAYEFSESLREMGTCLLEKTALHDDEDSGRVLLMLGKSQFELQKLVDSYRSHIFLTITNPSESLLNELRTVEEMKRQCDEKRSVYQYMVDQQKEKGKPKGSKTESFSSQHLRAAHEAYDEEATLCVFRLKSLKQGQSRSLLTQAARHHAAQLNFFRKGLKSLEAIEPHLRVVTEQQHIEYQFSGLEDNDGEDAEDDGENENDSNEYRELSFDYRPNRQGLDVSTSRNSMEVDDDGNLSPQPSKVENTEMILDRNQGDFKVSSREPRVSSYSAPVFAEKKFDPAEKARQMQLLSARKSHTYVLPTPTDAMSFVSSRNSSSAILTKPTGRTHNLWHSSPLDEKKLEKDIGDVTFSATNTSKAPLVLKESGARSSTQLPPPLAEGLALSQLDTVNTSDSKKIKRHAFSGPLTSKPSSTKPVASASAPIVSAEIPQLASGVASRLQMPQSSSSPKVSPSASPPLASSPRISELHELPRPPGSFAAKASRSPGLVGHSAPLGLRNQELGATNRLNIASPLPTPPLFVPRSYSIPSRGQREMALHVSKHFESPRGSTKAEDVASPPLTPISLSNINPVPTVSEVSSQSSPIQVDAGGR; encoded by the exons ATGAAGTCGCCGCTTGATAAGTTGCGCAAATTCGCACTGTATAAGAATGATTCGTCTAAGGATAAGAGAAATTTGCAATCTTCGGCTCAGTTAGATGAGCTTGCTCAGGCTGCTAAg GACATGCAAGAGATGAGAGAGTGCTATGACAgcttactttctgctgctgcagcTACGGCAAACAGTGCATATG AATTCTCGGAATCACTAAGGGAAATGGGAACTTGTCTACTAGAGAAAACTGCATTACATGATGACGAAGATAGTG GTAGAGTTTTGCTAATGTTAGGGAAATCACAATTTGAACTTCAAAAACTTGTTGATAGCTAT CGTTCTCATATATTTCTGACAATCACAAACCCATCTGAGTCTCTTCTCAATGAACTTCGTACAGTTGAG GAGATGAAGCGACAGTGTGATGAAAAAAG GAGTGTATACCAATACATGGTGGATCAACAAAAAGAGAAGGGAAAGCCAAAAGGTAGTAAAACTGAAAGTTTTAGCTCGCAGCACCTGCGCGCAGCTCATGAAGCATATGATGAGGAGGCAACTTTGTGTGTTTTTCGGCTGAAATCTCTAAAGCAAGGGCAGTCCCGGAGCCTTCTCACACAGGCAGCTCGTCACCATGCAGCTCAG TTAAATTTCTTTCGGAAGGGACTTAAATCTCTTGAGGCTATTGAACCACATTTGAGAGTGGTTACAGAACAACAACATATTGAATACCAATTCAGTGGACTCGAAGATAATGATGGAGAAGATGCCGAGGATGATGGTGAGAACGAAAATGATTCTAATGAATATAGGGAGTTGAGTTTTGACTATCGACCAAATAGACAAGGGCTAGATGTTTCAACTTCAAGGAATTCAATGGAG GTGGATGATGATGGAAATTTGTCCCCCCAACCTTCAAAGGTGGAAAATACAGAG ATGATTCTAGATAGAAACCAAGGAGATTTCAAGGTTTCAAGTAGAGAACCAAGAGTTAGCAGCTACTCAGCTCCAGTCTTTGCAGAAAAGAAGTTTGATCCAGCTGAAAAAGCTAGACAAATGCAACTTTTATCTGCACGCAAATCTCACACATATGTACTTCCCACTCCTACTGATGCAATGAGCTTTGTTTCTTCAAGAAATAGCAGTTCAGCTATCCTCACAAAGCCAACGGGTCGGACCCATAACTTGTGGCATTCTTCCCCGTTGGACGAAAAGAAGCTTGAAAAAGACATTGGGGATGTCACCTTTTCTGCAACCAATACCTCAAAAGCACCATTGGTACTAAAGGAGAGTGGTGCTAGAAGTTCCACCCAATTACCTCCACCTCTAGCAGAAGGTCTTGCACTATCTCAGCTCGATACGGTTAATACATCTGATTCTAAAAAGATCAAAAGACATGCTTTCTCTGGTCCTTTGACTAGTAAGCCATCATCAACAAAACCTGTAGCATCTGCCAGTGCTCCTATTGTATCTGCTGAAATTCCTCAGCTAGCATCTGGAGTGGCATCTCGGTTGCAAATGCCACAGTCATCTTCATCCCCCAAAGTATCTCCAAGTGCGTCACCACCCCTTGCATCTTCGCCTAGGATAAGTGAGCTCCACGAGCTTCCTAGACCCCCTGGTAGTTTTGCTGCTAAAGCTTCAAGATCTCCTGGTTTGGTTGGCCACTCTGCTCCATTGGGTTTACGGAATCAAGAGCTTGGTGCTACAAATAGACTCAATATTGCATCTCCTCTTCCAACTCCACCATTGTTTGTGCCTCGAAGCTACTCCATTCCTTCAAGAGGTCAAAGGGAAATGGCTTTGCACGTATCTAAACATTTTGAGTCTCCTCGTGGTTCAACCAAGGCTGAAGATGTTGCTTCACCTCCATTAACACCTATTTCTCTTTCCAACATCAACCCAGTACCAACGGTTTCAGAAGTATCTTCTCAGTCTAGTCCAATACAAG TGGATGCAGGTGGGAGATGA
- the LOC115699484 gene encoding uncharacterized protein At2g33490 isoform X3: protein MKSPLDKLRKFALYKNDSSKDKRNLQSSAQLDELAQAAKDMQEMRECYDSLLSAAAATANSAYEFSESLREMGTCLLEKTALHDDEDSGRVLLMLGKSQFELQKLVDSYRSHIFLTITNPSESLLNELRTVEEMKRQCDEKRSVYQYMVDQQKEKGKPKGSKTESFSSQHLRAAHEAYDEEATLCVFRLKSLKQGQSRSLLTQAARHHAAQLNFFRKGLKSLEAIEPHLRVVTEQQHIEYQFSGLEDNDGEDAEDDGENENDSNEYRELSFDYRPNRQGLDVSTSRNSMEVDDDGNLSPQPSKVENTEMILDRNQGDFKVSSREPRVSSYSAPVFAEKKFDPAEKARQMQLLSARKSHTYVLPTPTDAMSFVSSRNSSSAILTKPTGRTHNLWHSSPLDEKKLEKDIGDVTFSATNTSKAPLVLKESGARSSTQLPPPLAEGLALSQLDTVNTSDSKKIKRHAFSGPLTSKPSSTKPVASASAPIVSAEIPQLASGVASRLQMPQSSSSPKVSPSASPPLASSPRISELHELPRPPGSFAAKASRSPGLVGHSAPLGLRNQELGATNRLNIASPLPTPPLFVPRSYSIPSRGQREMALHVSKHFESPRGSTKAEDVASPPLTPISLSNINPVPTVSEVSSQSSPIQGGR, encoded by the exons ATGAAGTCGCCGCTTGATAAGTTGCGCAAATTCGCACTGTATAAGAATGATTCGTCTAAGGATAAGAGAAATTTGCAATCTTCGGCTCAGTTAGATGAGCTTGCTCAGGCTGCTAAg GACATGCAAGAGATGAGAGAGTGCTATGACAgcttactttctgctgctgcagcTACGGCAAACAGTGCATATG AATTCTCGGAATCACTAAGGGAAATGGGAACTTGTCTACTAGAGAAAACTGCATTACATGATGACGAAGATAGTG GTAGAGTTTTGCTAATGTTAGGGAAATCACAATTTGAACTTCAAAAACTTGTTGATAGCTAT CGTTCTCATATATTTCTGACAATCACAAACCCATCTGAGTCTCTTCTCAATGAACTTCGTACAGTTGAG GAGATGAAGCGACAGTGTGATGAAAAAAG GAGTGTATACCAATACATGGTGGATCAACAAAAAGAGAAGGGAAAGCCAAAAGGTAGTAAAACTGAAAGTTTTAGCTCGCAGCACCTGCGCGCAGCTCATGAAGCATATGATGAGGAGGCAACTTTGTGTGTTTTTCGGCTGAAATCTCTAAAGCAAGGGCAGTCCCGGAGCCTTCTCACACAGGCAGCTCGTCACCATGCAGCTCAG TTAAATTTCTTTCGGAAGGGACTTAAATCTCTTGAGGCTATTGAACCACATTTGAGAGTGGTTACAGAACAACAACATATTGAATACCAATTCAGTGGACTCGAAGATAATGATGGAGAAGATGCCGAGGATGATGGTGAGAACGAAAATGATTCTAATGAATATAGGGAGTTGAGTTTTGACTATCGACCAAATAGACAAGGGCTAGATGTTTCAACTTCAAGGAATTCAATGGAG GTGGATGATGATGGAAATTTGTCCCCCCAACCTTCAAAGGTGGAAAATACAGAG ATGATTCTAGATAGAAACCAAGGAGATTTCAAGGTTTCAAGTAGAGAACCAAGAGTTAGCAGCTACTCAGCTCCAGTCTTTGCAGAAAAGAAGTTTGATCCAGCTGAAAAAGCTAGACAAATGCAACTTTTATCTGCACGCAAATCTCACACATATGTACTTCCCACTCCTACTGATGCAATGAGCTTTGTTTCTTCAAGAAATAGCAGTTCAGCTATCCTCACAAAGCCAACGGGTCGGACCCATAACTTGTGGCATTCTTCCCCGTTGGACGAAAAGAAGCTTGAAAAAGACATTGGGGATGTCACCTTTTCTGCAACCAATACCTCAAAAGCACCATTGGTACTAAAGGAGAGTGGTGCTAGAAGTTCCACCCAATTACCTCCACCTCTAGCAGAAGGTCTTGCACTATCTCAGCTCGATACGGTTAATACATCTGATTCTAAAAAGATCAAAAGACATGCTTTCTCTGGTCCTTTGACTAGTAAGCCATCATCAACAAAACCTGTAGCATCTGCCAGTGCTCCTATTGTATCTGCTGAAATTCCTCAGCTAGCATCTGGAGTGGCATCTCGGTTGCAAATGCCACAGTCATCTTCATCCCCCAAAGTATCTCCAAGTGCGTCACCACCCCTTGCATCTTCGCCTAGGATAAGTGAGCTCCACGAGCTTCCTAGACCCCCTGGTAGTTTTGCTGCTAAAGCTTCAAGATCTCCTGGTTTGGTTGGCCACTCTGCTCCATTGGGTTTACGGAATCAAGAGCTTGGTGCTACAAATAGACTCAATATTGCATCTCCTCTTCCAACTCCACCATTGTTTGTGCCTCGAAGCTACTCCATTCCTTCAAGAGGTCAAAGGGAAATGGCTTTGCACGTATCTAAACATTTTGAGTCTCCTCGTGGTTCAACCAAGGCTGAAGATGTTGCTTCACCTCCATTAACACCTATTTCTCTTTCCAACATCAACCCAGTACCAACGGTTTCAGAAGTATCTTCTCAGTCTAGTCCAATACAAG GTGGGAGATGA
- the LOC115699484 gene encoding uncharacterized protein At2g33490 isoform X1, whose protein sequence is MKSPLDKLRKFALYKNDSSKDKRNLQSSAQLDELAQAAKDMQEMRECYDSLLSAAAATANSAYEFSESLREMGTCLLEKTALHDDEDSGRVLLMLGKSQFELQKLVDSYRSHIFLTITNPSESLLNELRTVEEMKRQCDEKRSVYQYMVDQQKEKGKPKGSKTESFSSQHLRAAHEAYDEEATLCVFRLKSLKQGQSRSLLTQAARHHAAQLNFFRKGLKSLEAIEPHLRVVTEQQHIEYQFSGLEDNDGEDAEDDGENENDSNEYRELSFDYRPNRQGLDVSTSRNSMEVDDDGNLSPQPSKVENTEMILDRNQGDFKVSSREPRVSSYSAPVFAEKKFDPAEKARQMQLLSARKSHTYVLPTPTDAMSFVSSRNSSSAILTKPTGRTHNLWHSSPLDEKKLEKDIGDVTFSATNTSKAPLVLKESGARSSTQLPPPLAEGLALSQLDTVNTSDSKKIKRHAFSGPLTSKPSSTKPVASASAPIVSAEIPQLASGVASRLQMPQSSSSPKVSPSASPPLASSPRISELHELPRPPGSFAAKASRSPGLVGHSAPLGLRNQELGATNRLNIASPLPTPPLFVPRSYSIPSRGQREMALHVSKHFESPRGSTKAEDVASPPLTPISLSNINPVPTVSEVSSQSSPIQGEHFQSILPIFV, encoded by the exons ATGAAGTCGCCGCTTGATAAGTTGCGCAAATTCGCACTGTATAAGAATGATTCGTCTAAGGATAAGAGAAATTTGCAATCTTCGGCTCAGTTAGATGAGCTTGCTCAGGCTGCTAAg GACATGCAAGAGATGAGAGAGTGCTATGACAgcttactttctgctgctgcagcTACGGCAAACAGTGCATATG AATTCTCGGAATCACTAAGGGAAATGGGAACTTGTCTACTAGAGAAAACTGCATTACATGATGACGAAGATAGTG GTAGAGTTTTGCTAATGTTAGGGAAATCACAATTTGAACTTCAAAAACTTGTTGATAGCTAT CGTTCTCATATATTTCTGACAATCACAAACCCATCTGAGTCTCTTCTCAATGAACTTCGTACAGTTGAG GAGATGAAGCGACAGTGTGATGAAAAAAG GAGTGTATACCAATACATGGTGGATCAACAAAAAGAGAAGGGAAAGCCAAAAGGTAGTAAAACTGAAAGTTTTAGCTCGCAGCACCTGCGCGCAGCTCATGAAGCATATGATGAGGAGGCAACTTTGTGTGTTTTTCGGCTGAAATCTCTAAAGCAAGGGCAGTCCCGGAGCCTTCTCACACAGGCAGCTCGTCACCATGCAGCTCAG TTAAATTTCTTTCGGAAGGGACTTAAATCTCTTGAGGCTATTGAACCACATTTGAGAGTGGTTACAGAACAACAACATATTGAATACCAATTCAGTGGACTCGAAGATAATGATGGAGAAGATGCCGAGGATGATGGTGAGAACGAAAATGATTCTAATGAATATAGGGAGTTGAGTTTTGACTATCGACCAAATAGACAAGGGCTAGATGTTTCAACTTCAAGGAATTCAATGGAG GTGGATGATGATGGAAATTTGTCCCCCCAACCTTCAAAGGTGGAAAATACAGAG ATGATTCTAGATAGAAACCAAGGAGATTTCAAGGTTTCAAGTAGAGAACCAAGAGTTAGCAGCTACTCAGCTCCAGTCTTTGCAGAAAAGAAGTTTGATCCAGCTGAAAAAGCTAGACAAATGCAACTTTTATCTGCACGCAAATCTCACACATATGTACTTCCCACTCCTACTGATGCAATGAGCTTTGTTTCTTCAAGAAATAGCAGTTCAGCTATCCTCACAAAGCCAACGGGTCGGACCCATAACTTGTGGCATTCTTCCCCGTTGGACGAAAAGAAGCTTGAAAAAGACATTGGGGATGTCACCTTTTCTGCAACCAATACCTCAAAAGCACCATTGGTACTAAAGGAGAGTGGTGCTAGAAGTTCCACCCAATTACCTCCACCTCTAGCAGAAGGTCTTGCACTATCTCAGCTCGATACGGTTAATACATCTGATTCTAAAAAGATCAAAAGACATGCTTTCTCTGGTCCTTTGACTAGTAAGCCATCATCAACAAAACCTGTAGCATCTGCCAGTGCTCCTATTGTATCTGCTGAAATTCCTCAGCTAGCATCTGGAGTGGCATCTCGGTTGCAAATGCCACAGTCATCTTCATCCCCCAAAGTATCTCCAAGTGCGTCACCACCCCTTGCATCTTCGCCTAGGATAAGTGAGCTCCACGAGCTTCCTAGACCCCCTGGTAGTTTTGCTGCTAAAGCTTCAAGATCTCCTGGTTTGGTTGGCCACTCTGCTCCATTGGGTTTACGGAATCAAGAGCTTGGTGCTACAAATAGACTCAATATTGCATCTCCTCTTCCAACTCCACCATTGTTTGTGCCTCGAAGCTACTCCATTCCTTCAAGAGGTCAAAGGGAAATGGCTTTGCACGTATCTAAACATTTTGAGTCTCCTCGTGGTTCAACCAAGGCTGAAGATGTTGCTTCACCTCCATTAACACCTATTTCTCTTTCCAACATCAACCCAGTACCAACGGTTTCAGAAGTATCTTCTCAGTCTAGTCCAATACAAGGTGAGCACTTTCAAAGTATCCTACCTATATTTGTATGA